The genomic stretch gATCAAAGGAATCTGATTGGCCAGGATTAGATTTTCCCCCTTACTTGTATTATTTTCTTGTCAGATATTCATGTCTGTTGCCCATTAATCAAATGAAATCCTATGTTTTTTTAAACCAATCTGTGtgaattaattttatataatcaACCTATTATCTTCTGCCATATATGCGACCAATGTATTCCATAGCCTATTGCctggtgtttttgttttactaatattcctttaaacacacacacacgcacactttttattttttaagtctagTGATCTTTTTAACTTCACTGTCTTAccaggttttcctttttcttctttactttcagtgagttaatgaattttcatttttaattctatATATGTCTTAGAATAGAGTCATGCAATCGTTATAATGTTTTAGTGttcaaaatatatgtgtatagctTGAGTTTTTATGAACTTaagagtcattttttaaaaataaagtcaatctGGAACTTACTTTGTTGTAGTGATAGTCTCATTTTAGTTTATCTTTAAATTGCTGTGCTTCTGTCTGGGAATCATGTTCGCCTTCCGTGTAGATCCTACCCACGTGATGGGCCTGTACCCAGACCTGCTGCCCACAGACTACAGAAAGCAGCTGCAGTACCCTAACCCACTGCCCGTGCTGTCGGGGGCTGAGCTGGAGAAGGCTCACTTGGCTCTGATTGACTACCTGACACAGGTGGGTGTGATCCCCCAGCATATGGAGGAGTTCACCTGGGAGTCTCAGTACCTGCTTCTCTATGGCAGGGAAGGGGGAGGCTTCTGCAATGCCACAGATGTTCCAGAAGTGAACACTGTGGAAGTCTGAGGGGGGCACATTTTTTCTATTTCACCTCCTTGCTTAACTGTAGAATGCACAttttgctgagtcacttcagtctttgcagccccgaggactgtagcccgccaggctcctctgtccatggaatactccaggcaagaatactggactgggttgccatttcttcctccacagatcttttcaacccagggattgaacccgtgtctcttaggtctcctgtattgactgTTGGGTTATAACAATAGACTAGAGCTCTTTTTTGCCAAATCCTGGTACCAGGAAGCAGACTCAGTTCCTGGTAGATTCACGCTAAGCTCTTATAGgaactaaaaagagaaaagtttaatTGATAGAAAAGAATAAGCGTTTTAAAGAAACTCTTGGGGAACAGTTatacttttgggaaaaaaatacctGCTCTatgcagaaaacttggaaaacacagaaaagtataaaataaaaataaaaaatcgcTTATTGCTCTACCAGCCAGAGAAAAGTAACTAACATTTTAGTGTTGTCCTTCCAGAGTTTTATATGTACTTGtgaataatttttgtttatttatttatcagattTTTTAATTGCAAATGTATATATCAAGATATATACTGTTTTATAGCTTACTTTTAAAGCATTTAGCAATATATTAGGGAAGTCCTTCCCTGTCATTAAGTATTCTTCTATAACATGTTTTTTAGAGGGAGTATTTAGacttaaattattttcagtttactGTTACAGGCAGATAAGTGAAATTTTCAGATCAGCACTAAAACTAATATCTCCATTGAAGTCTCTGAACCCTAAATGTCCATGCTTGAGGCTATTATTGCTTTCCTGTGCATCCATTCAgagtcagttgttcagttgctaagtcatgtcctactctttgcaaccgtgtggactgtagcatgccaggcttctctgtccttcagtatctcctggagtttgctcaaattcatgtccattgagttggtgatgctatctaaccatgtcatcctttcTGACTCAGAGAACTTACTAAAATTTTTTCCTATAAGTGTTCTGCAGACTTGTAAGAGGTGTCCTGGAGAGGCATAAGTATTGCTAGGAAAATTGTAAGCCAGCTACCCACCACCTGCTTCTGGGTCAGTGGGTGTCCCACAGGTCCACTCAGGCATCTGTCGTCTTGGCACTTGCTTGACATTGGGCTCCATGGTTGGCTGGCAGCCTGCAAAGAGCACACCAGCTCGCCTCTGTCTACATACTGCACAGTCCATGAGCCAAGTGGAAAAGGTTCCTGGGGCAGAAAGTGTCCCAAGCATGTGGCATCACAGAAGACCCTCTATTTCCAATATCTTGCTTTAGGACCCCAAGCACAGTCTTCCCCGACCTTCTCCACTGAGTTTGGAATGTGTGGAGGTAACTGACCCCAGCCTTGTGCCAGAGAGATGGTAGAACAAATAAGACCATGGGCATTCCAGACACAAAATAGTACAAAttgaatgattccatttatatgcagtTCTAGAAAGCATGCattctcagtcactaagtcagtctgactctttgtcgccccatggactatagctcactaggttcctctgctcatggaattttccaggcaagaatactggagtgggccctcctccaggggatcttcccaacccagggatcaaacctgtgtctcctgcattgacaggtggattctttaccactgagccacctggaaagcccatttgaAGTTCTAAAATAGGGAAAGAGTAATCATTAGTGATAAAAATCAGATCAGTTATATAGGGAGTGGGTGAGATTCTTTGGGAGGAGCACAAGGGAACTTTAAAGGGTAGTAGAAACGTTTTGTTCCTTGATTGGGGTGGCAGCTACATGCACGTATATATCTGTCAAAGTGCATCTGATAGTATACTTTTCAGGGGtacattttattgtatgtaactcatacctcaataaagttgattaaaaaaaaaacatgccctTTGGAATCTGACCCTAATTTGAAGTCAGCCTGTTACTAATGAGGTAGCTAACATCTGTGCCTTGGGTTCTTCCACTTataaaatgggactaataatACCTGTatttgttttagatttaaaataggATAAATCTATAAACTGCATGACACAGTGCCTGGTGTGTAGTAAATACTCAGTAGATCATTGTTACTGTATCTGGTGATTTGGTAGGCATCTTACTTTTGATCCCTGATAAATGCCAATGTGGGATCAGGGTGGATAGGTGTGAGCTGATTTGAAGGTATTTGGAattgcctggtagctcagatgataaaggaaGTTTTAAGCCTGGCCTTGACCCTGCATTTTTGCCCTTGGCAGAAACGCagccagttggtaaagaagctgaaTGACTCTGATCACCAGTCTAGCACCTCCCCTCTCATGGAAGGGACTCCTACCATCAAATCCAAGAAAAAGCTGCTGCAGATCATTGACACCACCCTGCTCAAGTGCTACCTTCACGTGAGTTTTCCCAGCACTCGGCTTCCTGCCATCCTTTTCCCTAGCCCAGGGTCCCTGCCACTAATAAGAGTGAAGTATTTATTCTTAGGAACCACCTGCTCTTGACCTGACATCTGTGAGCTTCTTAGAATTGAGGGGTTAAGACGAGATGTTGACCCAGAATCTTAGAGTGGGCTGGTCTTCTCTGCCAAGACTGGGGTTGGTGCTACAAGGTGAATAGGGACAGTTCCCCAAAGAAAATTTCCCTTCTTTACCCACttcccgctccccacccccaccctcttgTGTGAGAGAGCATAAATGCTGTGAAAGCTCCTCCCTGCAGTCCTGCAAAGGGTTGTTTGCTCTCTCTTGCTTGTGTAACATGCCTGGTGTTTCAGCCTGAAGCAGGCCTGGGCTGAGGGAGGATGGGCCTCCCCAGGAAGTAGTTGCTGCTGaagtcctgcctctcctgcagacGAACGTGGCCCTGGTGGCCCCCTTGCTGCGTCTGGAGAACAATCACTGCCACATAGAAGAGAGCGAGCACGTGCTGAAGAAGGCTCACAAGTACAGCGAGCTGATCATCCTGTACGAGAAGAAGGGGCTCCACGAGAAAGGTGACCGGGGCAGGGGCCATCTGTGATTAGAGGGTCTCTTGTGTTTTGTCTGGGGGAAGCCTCCTGAGGTGTTTGTTGTTACCGAATCACATCTAGCTGCTCACTGCTTGAAAATCAGTACATGAGAGAGAGGCAAATATTACAAAGGAAAGTTGCTTCTAATGAGAACGCTGGCAATCTGGGGAGATGGTGGACCCAGAGTGCCCCAAAAACCACATGTGAAGATTTTCAAAGCTCAGCCATGAaagcttttaaaaggaaaaaaggatgtAATCGGTTACTTACCGATTCAGAGTCCCCCCATCCCCCACTGTGTGCGGGCTTGTCGACttcttgtgatttttctttagCTACCACCTTGTTCACAGGATTACTAAAGGGGAAGCTAGGGAGGAGATCTGGTCATCTGTTTTTACTTAGtcttcatttctacttctttgaAGAAACAAGTTAGGCAAAGTACTTTGTGATCACAAGATTTAAAAGGTGGGTGAGGGCTGGAGATGAGTAAGCGTATAGGTGCCTGGTTTAACATCAGTGACAAGACAAAGGGGCCTGCTGCAAAGACCTTTCCTGCTGAAAGCTGCGTGCACTGTGATGACTCTCCAAGGAGATACGCCTTCTAGAAGGGGCTCATGACcttattcttgggcttcatgGCCAGCTCTGCAGGTGCTGGTGGACCAGTCCAAGAAAGCAAATTCCCCTCTGAAAGGCCATGAGCGGACAGTGCAGTACCTGCAACATCTGGGTGAGTCCAGCTCGTGGAAGGGGCAAGGGGGAGGGGATTGTGTTCAAGGGAACCtgacctctctcccttcctgattCTGGCTGGTCAGTCCCCTCCCTTCCTTGTGTTCACCCAGCCAGGTTCCTCCGGGGGTGAAAGTCCCCCCAGTGGTGGAACCACAACAGCCCGTTGGTGTGTAGCTAGTCTGGTAGGTCCAAGCATCTCTGAGTGACTGGACAGAGCTAACTTCTCTGGATGATAAATCCTGGGCAACCTGGGCACCTGCCTTCTGGTCCTGTGGGCAGACTGGGTGGACTTCACCTGCTGACAAGTCTTCCTTTTCCCTCTAGGCACAGAAAATctgcatttaattttttcctaCTCAGTGTGGGTCCTGAGAGACTTTCCAGAGGATGGTCTGAAGGTAGATCACGGAGTCCCTTGGATTTATTGGGTACCGCGGTtggttctgattttattttagacAGTTGTGGGTAGAGGGCTAGGAATGGTTTGTGCAGTTCTCTGGTGTTTCCAAGACTGGGACACATGGGACAGCAGTGGAATGCAGTAGAAAGAGCCTGGTGCAGACGCCAGGAGACCTAGTCTGCCCCACACCAACTGGCCACAGATGCCCTTCCCGCCTCAGTGTCTGTCCATGTGACCCTAcgcttgtgtgcatgtgtgtttggaAGGATTGCCATCAGGTGGTTCTGCTGCTGGAACTCAGGTTTTATtccaacagatatttactgaggACCTCCCAGAGGTGGAGTCTCTGCCGCGAGAACGAGTGCTGGGCTTCTTAGTGGAGAATTTTAAGGGTCTGGCTATTCCTTATCTGGTAAGATATTTTTTGATCTGAGCTAAAAAGTTTCAGTCAAACCCAGGATCTGTGACTACAAGAAACAGTGATTAGCCAGTTCAGATTAGGGTTTGTGTCCCTTGGGGATTGGAAGGACTGTAAAGAAGAGGGTTCTTTTAGTCTCCTCTGAAAGAGGTCTCCCAGTAGACCAAGCTGGAGATGGCACTTTTTGATGCTACCTTCTAAACCTAGGTGGCATACAGAGagataaaagagaaggaaagaaaatgttggaGAAAACCATATCAGAGCCATATTTGTACAGCCAGACTTGACTGTGACCACAGGATGACCAAATCAGTCCTAAGTaccaaaatgtaaatatttaaccttaattacacAGACTGATTTGGATGATTATGAGACAGAATTAATAAAGGAGCTTAGTTAGATTGGAAATTGAGATGCTAATTCCTGATATTGCTGGGTTGTGGGAGAACTATCCCATGGTAATCTTAGTTAGGGGACAATCTGGATGGGACCTTTAGGGCCTTAAAAATGTGAGGGAGCCTGAGCGAATGGGCTGGGCCGCTCCACACCACAGCACAGAGGGTACCAGGCAGACCTGTATCTCACCCCAGGAACACGTCATCCACGTTTGGGAGGAGACTGGCTCTCAGTTCCACAACTGCCTGATCCAGTTGTACTGCGAGAAGGTGCAAGGTCTGATGAAGGAGTATCTCCTGTCCTTCCCTCCAGGTACCAGTTCTCAGCACGCAGGGTGGCCCAGGCCTTAGAGGTGAGCTGGGACCTGAGGGGGCCATGGGTGGGGTAGAGAAGCAGACTTTCTCTGCAGGCCCAGGTGGGCAGGAAGAGCCTCAGAGGCACCAAGGCAGCTAAGTGACCCCACAGGTGAGACTTGGGGGCTGGTGTCTGGATCTGGGCATCTCTGAGCCTCCCTGGGCATCACCTATGGAGGAGGGGGAGTAGATCTGTTTGCAGAGTGACAGCTGTGCTGATAAGGAACAGATTTGTCTATCAGAGTGCTTCTCTAAGCAgcttggtgggtttttttttctaatctcaaGCTGATGTTTTGGGGCCATACAGAGACCATAAACTAAGAGAAGGCCAACTGGAAAGCATCACAAAGGCCCTTTCTAATCATGGTGGTGACATCACTGAACCCCAGCcccttcattttttcttgatGACACCACACATTGCTGCCCAACAGCATCCTTTCATGTTGAGCATGGTTTCTTTTAAAGGCAAAGCTCCAGTCCCTGCTGGTGAGGAGGAAGGAGAGCTGGGAGAATACCGAGGGAAGCTCCTTATGTTCCTGGAAATTTCCAGCTACTATGACCCAGGCCGGCTCATCTGTGATTTTCCTTTTGATGGTGGGTGTCTTTAGCCACTTTAACAGAAGATAATGCAAAAATGGATCCTTCCCTTATACCAGTTCCCCAGCCCTCCCAAAAGTTGGGCCTGGGAAAAACCATGCGTTTCAGGCCTGTGCTCCTATTCTGTCCTCTCTGAAGACTCACTTTTGAACCATGATTACGAGAAGTCTCTTTTGGGTGTGAACCACAGGCTAATTAGCCAGGTTGAAACCTGTTTGTTGCTTCAGTACATGTTCTTGGCCAAGTTCCTTGTTTAGCAGTTTCTGTAATCTGGAATAATTTGTCTGAAAAAGACATATGTCTGGCTGATgtataagctccatgagagcagaggTGTCTGCTTCCCTTAGCTGAAGGGCCTGGCACATTGTAGGTGCTTATTATGCATTTAGCTGATCATCAAGTATTGTTCTCCCATTTATAAATGATCACAGGAAAAGATGAGATAAAGTACCACTTAAAAtagtccccttcctcctccctttaaaaaattttagtaattTTCTCCTTGAAAAAAATCCCTATCCATTCCTCTAATAGCTtagcccctggccttgggcttgCCTGGTCATGGTGATGGTTTCTTACACTCTTTCCCCCCACAGGCCTCTTGGAAGAACGTGCTCTCCTGCTGGGACGCATGGGGAAACATGAACAAGCTCTCTTCATCTACGTCCACATCCTGAAAGACACGAGGATGGCCGAAGAGTACGTTGACCCTGCCGTGCCACCTCCCAAGGGTGTAAAAGAGGCGCTGCAGAGAGATGAGAGGCTGAGAAAGCCATCCCTGCACCTGCAGCTGAAGCGAGGTCACCTCGTGTGCTGGCCCCTGATTGTACTGTCATTAGGCTGCTCACTCAGGCAGCATCCATGCCCTCTCTCTACATGTGACCTTGTCTGATCACTCTCTCCCTTCCAGGTACTGCCACAAGCATTATGACCAAAACAAAGATGGCAACAAAGATGTAAGTAGTCGGCCCCAGGGCGCGCATAGGCATTGCACTGCCCCTCTTAGCATAGCCGGCGCCCTCTGGTTTGGGCCGCCGGTGACACTGGCAGGAATTGCTGACATAAAACAAGGCATGGGTTAGGGCACTGATTGATTTTGGGCACATGTGCTGAGGGAGCGGCAAGGTGCCCGCAGTCTTGGTTTGCTCGGGGTGGTTCTGGCTTAGTCTGTTGTCATCCGTGTGATTATTTGTAGTGCCCCTGCCACTTTACTCTTAAAACAGTCTCAACTTGTACAATAAATTTCCTGGTCAGCCTGTTGAGAAGGAACATCTGATGGTTCTTAAAGCGTGCCCATGTGTGCTTTGCATAAATTCCATGTGGATCTGTCAATGTGTAGAGATATTTTTAATGGCCATTGGTGGcagtggtgggggggggtggggtttGCTACCTGAATCTAGGAGGTGGAGGCCAGAGTTGCTGCTTATCGATGCACAGCACAGCCCAGAATGTTGAGTGAGAGGCTGAGAAACACTGGTGTGGGTCCAATAGGAGATGCAGCGTCTCATCTTGGGCTCATCGGCTTATATGTGGCAAGGTCTCAGCCTTCAACGCCAAAGGAAATGGGGGGGGTTTCTTGGAATCATTTTGTTAATAGTATgaagaagaagaagtgaagttgctcagtcgtgtccgactctttgcgaccccatggagcctatcaggctcctctgtccatgggattttccaggcaagagtgctggagtggattgccgtttccttctccaggggatcttcccgacccaggaatcgaacccaggtctcccagctggcaggcagacgctttaccgtctgagccaccacggaagccctgggCTTCTATTACTTCTTCTTACTATTAATAGTATAATGCTAAACAATACaaggcatttgatttttttttctctcagaaagaacatgatctttaattttttaatattttatttctatttacttgactgcaccgggtcttagttgctgcgcTTGGGATCTTTGGTCTtcgctgcagcatgcaggatcttttgttgtggcttATGAACTCTTAGCTGAAGcatgtgtgatctagttccctgaccagggatcaaacttgggccctttgcattgggagtgtggcgtcttagccactggaccacccaggaagtcccacAGTCTTTTTTGATATCTTCAGTCAACGGACTTTACAAAATTTATTAAAAGGTGAAAAATGCTGCATTTTAAAGTTCCTGCAGACCAACCCTCTTGCCTTTAGGTGTGGTCACGCTGAGGGTTCGGGGAGGGTTGCTGCCGGCCTGACGCGGGCATGGCTTGTTGTGTATGAGACAGGTGTATCTGTCCCTGCTCCGGATGTACCTGTCGCCCCCCAGCATGCACTGCCTGGGGCCAATCAAGCTGGAACTGCTGGAGCCACAAGCCAACCTCCAGGCCGCCCTGCAGGTCCTAGAGCTGCACCACAGCAAGCTGGACACCACCAAGGTCAGCAGGTCTCCTCGCGGAGATGGAGGGTGCATGTGGGGATCATGAAACCACAGGAGGGGCTGGCAGGAAGGACGGGGGTTTGAGGGCTCCGCGACGTCAGGCGTTTCCTCAGTCTCGCTCTTGTCCCACCTCTCCCTGTTCCCGTCTGTCTTCCCGTCCCCAGGCCATCAACCTGCTGCCCGCGAACACTCAGATTAACGACATACGCATCTTTCTGGAAAAGGTCTTAGaagagaatgcacagaagaaacgGTTCAACCAAGTGCTCAAGAACCTTCTCCATGCAGAGTTCCTGAGGGTATGAGCCTTCCAGATGCCAGTGAAGGCTTGTACTTTTCAGTGTGAGGCCGTTACTACGTCCCCTGAGACAGAGGCAGAGCTTGGTGCTTTTTAACTCTGTGGCTCAAACTGATCGGTAACCAGCTGGGCATGTAGCTATGGGTGTTTCCGTTAGGGAGCCCCTGTGGGCTGGGAGGTGAGACAGTGCCGGCCCTTCCTCCTGTCCTGCCTGCCAGACAGTGGGACCTCCCCCCAATCTCTCTGCTCCCAGGTCCAGGAAGAGCGCATTCTACACCAGCAGGTGAAGTGCATCATCACAGAGGAGAAGGTGTGCATGGTGTGTAAGAAGAAGATTGGAAACAGGTGAGCCTCACCCATAGCTTGCTCAGGGTAGATTTCAGCCCCTTAACCCAAGAGGAAAGAGCAGCTGAGAGCTATCTGGGCTGCTTTTAGTGCTTGAGCCTCCAGAGGGCAGGCCATGTTTTTCTGGTGTGTCTGTGGGGTGGGGTTCTTTGAGAATTAAAGGCCTGAAATGTGTAGCATGGGGCTCTTGACTTCTTGGTCATAAAGCCCTTTCCCTCTGGCTGCTTAACATTGACATGTACCATGGGGTGTTTGAGAGCTGTATGTGGGCAGGAGGTCCTTATCATCTAAGGATACAcctctgaaagaagaaaaagggctTTCAGCCTGCTGCCTCATGACCTGAGTAAAATCCTGAAGCAGCATCATTCTGTTTTAAGGCATATACTCTAGTTAGTGccccttcctccaaggaagagtgATTTGTCCTTTTACTTCTATGGCTGGAAGAATGCTTCCCTTCAGAAAGACCCACTGCCCTTTGTTAGAGTTAGCCCAAAATTTGTACTGATGGGCAGTTGGCGCTCAGTAAACTGCTGCTGAGCCAGGCTGGTGCATTGCCTTGTTTGGCTATGTATTGCACACTGATGACAGTAGGAAATATCCCCTGCTACTAGAGTATCATACCAAGTGgaataagtcaaagaaagacaagtaccacttaaatgtggaatctaaaatctggcacaaatgaacttatccacAAGACAGAAATAGACCTACAGACATAGGGATCAggcttgtggttaccagagggccGTGGGGGAGGGAGtgagatggactgggagtttaggGTTGGTAAATGCAAACTATtaaatttagaatggataaacaaggtcatAGTGTATGGCACAGTGAGCTATATCCAATTTCCTGgcataaaccataatggaaaagaatataaaagaagaagGTGTATATGTGCATAGctcagtcactttgctatacagcagagatgggtacattataaatcaactatatttcagtaatttttttaaatttaataaattttaaaaaaaaattccccatgTAATTGAATGGCATGGACCTCATCCTCTGTTTGGATATGTGACCGAGATGGTGGCCACACTGCTCTTTATGGTTAGAGTAGGTAGCTTCTGGGGTGGCTCCTGGTAAGGTGCGTTTTCCAGTAAGAACTTGTATTCTCTTAGAGGCAGTCCTCACTCCCAGGTCATTTTCCTTCCCTGCAGCGCGTTTGCAAGATACCCCAATGGGGTGGTCGTGCATTACTTCTGCTCCAAAGAGGTCAACCCGGCTGACACCTGAGCCCAGCAGGCCAAGGACTGAGCAGCGGACAGCTCGGCTACCCCAGAGGGGGGAGCCCCGGCCTTGGGACTCGGGACTGCTGCCGCCACCAGTGTCTCCCCGTTTGGACACTGGCTACCTTGAGCCCTGGAA from Capra hircus breed San Clemente chromosome 10, ASM170441v1, whole genome shotgun sequence encodes the following:
- the VPS39 gene encoding vam6/Vps39-like protein isoform X2; amino-acid sequence: MHDAFEPVPILEKLPLQIDCLAAWEEWLLVGTKQGHLLLYRIRKDVGCNRFEVTLEKSNKNFSKKIQQIHVVSQFKILVSLLENNIYVHDLLTFQQITTVSKAKGASLFTCDLQHRETGEEVLRMCVAVKKKLQLYFWKDREFHELQGDFSVPDVPKSMAWCENSICVGFKRDYYLIRVDGKGANKELFPTGKQLEPLVAPLADGKVAVGQDDLTVVLNEEGICTQKCALNWTDIPVAMEHQPPYIIAVLPRYVEIRTFEPRLLVQSIELQRPRFITSGGSNIIYVASNHFVWRLIPVPMATQIQQLLQDKQFELALQLAEMKDDSDSEKQQQIHHIKNLYAFNLFCQKRFDESMQVFAKLGTDPTHVMGLYPDLLPTDYRKQLQYPNPLPVLSGAELEKAHLALIDYLTQKRSQLVKKLNDSDHQSSTSPLMEGTPTIKSKKKLLQIIDTTLLKCYLHTNVALVAPLLRLENNHCHIEESEHVLKKAHKYSELIILYEKKGLHEKALQVLVDQSKKANSPLKGHERTVQYLQHLGTENLHLIFSYSVWVLRDFPEDGLKIFTEDLPEVESLPRERVLGFLVENFKGLAIPYLEHVIHVWEETGSQFHNCLIQLYCEKVQGLMKEYLLSFPPGKAPVPAGEEEGELGEYRGKLLMFLEISSYYDPGRLICDFPFDGLLEERALLLGRMGKHEQALFIYVHILKDTRMAEEYCHKHYDQNKDGNKDVYLSLLRMYLSPPSMHCLGPIKLELLEPQANLQAALQVLELHHSKLDTTKAINLLPANTQINDIRIFLEKVLEENAQKKRFNQVLKNLLHAEFLRVQEERILHQQVKCIITEEKVCMVCKKKIGNSAFARYPNGVVVHYFCSKEVNPADT
- the VPS39 gene encoding vam6/Vps39-like protein isoform X1; this encodes MHDAFEPVPILEKLPLQIDCLAAWEEWLLVGTKQGHLLLYRIRKDVVSASVASPESGSCNRFEVTLEKSNKNFSKKIQQIHVVSQFKILVSLLENNIYVHDLLTFQQITTVSKAKGASLFTCDLQHRETGEEVLRMCVAVKKKLQLYFWKDREFHELQGDFSVPDVPKSMAWCENSICVGFKRDYYLIRVDGKGANKELFPTGKQLEPLVAPLADGKVAVGQDDLTVVLNEEGICTQKCALNWTDIPVAMEHQPPYIIAVLPRYVEIRTFEPRLLVQSIELQRPRFITSGGSNIIYVASNHFVWRLIPVPMATQIQQLLQDKQFELALQLAEMKDDSDSEKQQQIHHIKNLYAFNLFCQKRFDESMQVFAKLGTDPTHVMGLYPDLLPTDYRKQLQYPNPLPVLSGAELEKAHLALIDYLTQKRSQLVKKLNDSDHQSSTSPLMEGTPTIKSKKKLLQIIDTTLLKCYLHTNVALVAPLLRLENNHCHIEESEHVLKKAHKYSELIILYEKKGLHEKALQVLVDQSKKANSPLKGHERTVQYLQHLGTENLHLIFSYSVWVLRDFPEDGLKIFTEDLPEVESLPRERVLGFLVENFKGLAIPYLEHVIHVWEETGSQFHNCLIQLYCEKVQGLMKEYLLSFPPGKAPVPAGEEEGELGEYRGKLLMFLEISSYYDPGRLICDFPFDGLLEERALLLGRMGKHEQALFIYVHILKDTRMAEEYCHKHYDQNKDGNKDVYLSLLRMYLSPPSMHCLGPIKLELLEPQANLQAALQVLELHHSKLDTTKAINLLPANTQINDIRIFLEKVLEENAQKKRFNQVLKNLLHAEFLRVQEERILHQQVKCIITEEKVCMVCKKKIGNSAFARYPNGVVVHYFCSKEVNPADT